A window from Exiguobacterium marinum DSM 16307 encodes these proteins:
- a CDS encoding M15 family metallopeptidase, giving the protein MKSLRILIICLLLFQTSPVTAASSSPQPGYTIKTTYLYGRAMQSSPVLKTLRTNVPVRYTTYNRSWSNVYIGNTKYFTPSANLRAGIPKMPSADRLRLVNKKYGLPSTYRSPQLVTLTVPTVYQKGSERTLMTAEAAYALAKLYYAGRKQGHTLYALSAYRSYSTQKSLYAYYVNTRGVAYASKYVARPGHSEHQTGLAVDMTSQRMRLGLYASFDQSPEGKWMIQNAHRYGFIVRYPKGKEKITGYNYEPWHLRYVGVNEATMMKQKNWTFEEWWNKR; this is encoded by the coding sequence ATGAAGTCCCTGCGTATTTTGATCATTTGTCTGCTCCTGTTTCAGACGTCGCCGGTGACAGCGGCATCATCGTCCCCACAACCAGGCTATACCATCAAAACAACCTATTTATACGGTCGGGCGATGCAATCTTCTCCCGTACTAAAGACGTTACGAACGAATGTCCCTGTTCGTTACACCACTTATAACCGAAGCTGGTCGAACGTCTACATCGGAAATACGAAATACTTCACTCCATCTGCCAACTTAAGAGCCGGTATACCTAAAATGCCTTCTGCCGACCGTTTACGACTCGTCAACAAAAAATATGGTCTCCCGTCCACTTATCGTTCCCCACAACTTGTCACCTTAACCGTCCCAACTGTTTATCAAAAAGGAAGCGAACGTACATTGATGACAGCGGAAGCCGCTTACGCGCTAGCGAAACTGTATTACGCAGGTCGAAAGCAAGGTCATACGTTATACGCCCTTAGCGCCTACCGATCTTACTCGACCCAAAAATCGCTCTATGCCTATTATGTCAATACCCGCGGAGTCGCATACGCTTCAAAATATGTGGCACGTCCCGGTCACAGTGAACATCAAACCGGTCTAGCGGTTGATATGACGAGTCAACGGATGCGTCTAGGGTTATATGCCTCCTTTGACCAATCGCCTGAAGGAAAGTGGATGATTCAAAACGCCCATCGATATGGATTCATTGTCCGCTATCCGAAAGGAAAAGAAAAAATTACCGGATACAATTACGAGCCTTGGCATTTGCGTTATGTCGGGGTCAATGAAGCGACGATGATGAAGCAGAAGAACTGGACGTTTGAAGAATGGTGGAACAAACGTTGA